TCTTCTACCCGAAAGGCGTTCATCATTCCTGAAACGCGATTACCGCCAAAGATACGCAAGAGATTATCTTCTAGACTAAGGAAAAAGCGAGTTGAACCAGGGTCACCTTGTCGTCCAGCGCGTCCTCGTAACTGGTTATCAATACGACGAGATTCGTGGCGTTCAGTTCCAATGACGTGCAAGCCACCGAGTTCTACCACTTCGTCATGTTCACGGCTGGTATAGTCTTCATAAATTTGATAAATTTCTCGATAGACTTCCCGCAACTTTTGTAAAACAGGGTCATCGGTGGGGGCTTTTTCCGCAGCAACCGCCACTTTTTCTTCTGCGTCTAGTTCCGGTAAACTTTGTAAGCCGTATTCTTGGACAGCATAATCCACGGCTTCTTTTAATCGCTGTTCTGTTTCTTTCGGTAATTCTGTCGGGAAAATTTGTGGGGAAGCCCGCCAGGTTTTAACTTTCTTTTTCTCTTGTTGGTCTTTGCCAAAGCCTTGTCCGCGATTGCGCTTTTTATTTCCGGGGACACTTACACTTAAGTCATCATCATCTTCAGGAATAACAATTTTGGGCATAAAGTATTCCCGAACTTTTAAGCGCGCCATGTAGTCGGGGTTTCCCCCTAGGATGATGTCAGTTCCTCGCCCTGCCATGTTGGTGGCAATGGTAATTGCGCCTTTGCGTCCTGCTTGGGCAATAATTTCTGATTCCCGTTCTACGTTTTCAGGACGAGCATTAAGGACATTATAGGGTAATCCTCGCTCGTCTAATAAGTTGGAGAGGAGTTCTGATTTTTCGACACTGGTTGTTCCCACTAACACAGGGCGACCTTTTTCGTGCATCTCTTGACATTCATCAGCGACGCATTTCCATTTCCCTCGTTCATTTTTGTAAACCAGATCTGACAGATCCTTACGGGCGAGGGGTAAGTTAGTGGGAATAATGGTGACACTGAGGCTATAGATTTTTTCAAATTCCGCTTCTTCAGTTTTTGCCGTGCCTGTCATCCCTGAAAGTTTGGGATAGAGGAGGAAGAAGTTTTGATAGGTGATGCTGGCGAGGGTTTGGGTTTCTTTTTGAATATCTACTCCTTCTTTAGCTTCAATGGCTTGGTGTAAGCCATCACTCCAGCGTCGTCCGGGCATGACTCGTCCCGTAAATTCGTCAACAATGACCACTTCCCCGTTACGGACAATGTAGTTAACGTCTTTGGTAAATAATTCTTTGGCTTTAATGGCGTTAAAGACATAATGCGCCCAAGGATCTTCGGGATTATATAAATCTTCTACGCCTAACAGTTCTTCGGCTTTCGCAAACCCTTCGTCGGTGAGGAGAACACTACGCGCTTTTTCATCAACTTCGTAATGTTCCTCGTTTTCTAGTTCTTTTGCGATTTGGGAGGCGCGAATATATTTTTCGGTGGGACGTTCCACTTGACCCGAAATAATGAGAGGAGTACGGGCTTCATCAATGAGAACGGAATCAACTTCGTCAATGATGCAATAGTTAAAGGGGCGTTGTACTACTTCTTCGAGGGAAGTTGCCATATTATCCCGAAGATAGTCGAAGCCTAGCTCGCTGTTAGTGGTATAAGTAATGTCACAGGCATAGTTTTTTTGCCGTTCTTTGGGAGACATTCCTTGTTGAATTAAGCCCACACTTAACCCGAGAAAACGGTGAACTTGTCCCATCCATTCCGAGTCACGACGGGCGAGGTAGTCATTAACCGTAACCACATGAACCCCTTTTCCAGAAAGGGCATTGAGATAACAGGGAAGGGTTGCTACGAGGGTTTTTCCTTCCCCTGTTTTCATTTCTGCAATTTCGCCATTGTGGAGAACAATTCCCCCTAAAATCTGCACATCGTAATGCCGTAAGCCCAAAACTCGGTTTGCTGCTTCTCTAACCAC
This window of the Euhalothece natronophila Z-M001 genome carries:
- the secA gene encoding preprotein translocase subunit SecA, which encodes MFLKKLLGDPNERKLKKLQPIVTEVNLYEEDIQKLSDDELRGKTQEFQEKLAQAKNENEEKEIIEEILPEAFAVVREAANRVLGLRHYDVQILGGIVLHNGEIAEMKTGEGKTLVATLPCYLNALSGKGVHVVTVNDYLARRDSEWMGQVHRFLGLSVGLIQQGMSPKERQKNYACDITYTTNSELGFDYLRDNMATSLEEVVQRPFNYCIIDEVDSVLIDEARTPLIISGQVERPTEKYIRASQIAKELENEEHYEVDEKARSVLLTDEGFAKAEELLGVEDLYNPEDPWAHYVFNAIKAKELFTKDVNYIVRNGEVVIVDEFTGRVMPGRRWSDGLHQAIEAKEGVDIQKETQTLASITYQNFFLLYPKLSGMTGTAKTEEAEFEKIYSLSVTIIPTNLPLARKDLSDLVYKNERGKWKCVADECQEMHEKGRPVLVGTTSVEKSELLSNLLDERGLPYNVLNARPENVERESEIIAQAGRKGAITIATNMAGRGTDIILGGNPDYMARLKVREYFMPKIVIPEDDDDLSVSVPGNKKRNRGQGFGKDQQEKKKVKTWRASPQIFPTELPKETEQRLKEAVDYAVQEYGLQSLPELDAEEKVAVAAEKAPTDDPVLQKLREVYREIYQIYEDYTSREHDEVVELGGLHVIGTERHESRRIDNQLRGRAGRQGDPGSTRFFLSLEDNLLRIFGGNRVSGMMNAFRVEEDMPIESGVLTRSLENAQRKVETFYYDTRKQIFEYDEVMNNQRRAIYAERRRVLEGKDLKDQVLEYARRTMDDIVNAYVNPELPPEEWDLESMVAKVKEFVYLLDDLEPSQLEDMTFGEMKNFLHEEIHKAYDIKEAEVEKLQPGLMRQAERFFMLQQIDNLWREHLQAMDSLRESVGLRGYGQRDPLVEYKQEGYEMFLEMMIDMRRNVVYSLFQFQPQVQQAQTV